Below is a window of Camelina sativa cultivar DH55 chromosome 11, Cs, whole genome shotgun sequence DNA.
GAGCAGGAGGTTAATGCGCAGATCGGAGCCGCGCTTTGTCTCGCCGCGGCGATTGATTCGGCGTCTGATCCGGATCCGGTTAGGTTAGGGCAGACGCTTTTGCCGAGGCTGGAGAAGCTTGTCAAGTGTAACGCGTTTAAGGCGAAATCCGCGGGGGTTGTTGTGATCGGAAGTGTGATTGGTGCTGGTGGTTTGGCTGGAGCCACTGTGAGCTCCGGTGGGTTGAAAGGTTTAGTTGATTGCTTGTTGAGTTTCTTGGTTAGTGAAGATTGGGCTGCGAGGAAAGCAGCTGCTGAAGCTTTGGGGAAGTTAGCTACGATGGAGAGAAATGAGTTAGGTGAGTTCAAGTCTAAATGCTTGAAGATCTTTGAAACCAGGAAATATGATAAGGTTTGGTTTCCTTCATCTATCTGAATGTAAAGGTTTGGCATAAAAACGTTGGTCATAGATTtcagtttttgatatattgtttTAGGTGAAAGCTGTGAGAGAGGTGATGAATCAGATGATAGAGGCATGGAAACAGGTTCCAGATTTGTCAGAAGAGGTTTCTCCACCCAGATCTAATGCTTCTTCTAAAGGTATCTTCCCTTCACCATTAGATCTTTAGCCAAATCAGGAAACATTTTCTTGTTTGGTACAATACTTTAGATCCTTTTGTGTCTATTTGACCAGTTTGCTTACTTGTCCTGTTTTCTTGATTCTAGGTGATGCAAGTGATGGAAGATACCCTTCAGGGTCTAGAGTTGCTTCAACACCTGCTAAATCAAGAACTCATCTGGTTAACAGATCGACTCCTCCCGGGAGTTCACTAGCCACCACGGCTAAGAAACAGGCTAACAGAAAAAGCATTGATCAGAAGAAAACCAGTCTAACAGCATCACatacaaaatcaaatgtaaGGAGACGATTGGACTGGAAAGCTGGAGGAGCTAGTATTCCCACTAATGTGTCTCTTGAAGACGAACGACATTGTGATCATAACGAGAACGTAAATGAAACGAGTCATTCTAGTCACGATAGGATGCAGAAGCTAGGAGGTGTATCCAGTTCTTTGATTGGCAATGTCCCACCATCCGGTGCTACGACGGCAACAGGACATCATGTCTTGTCTGAAAACCCAAATAGTAGTAACTGCAAAGGGCTTGAAGATATATCTCTGATACGTAACCAGCTTGTTCAGATTGAACAACAGCAAGCCAATCTAATGGATCTTCTTCAGGTTTGTTccaaaacatgatgatgatctttcCTACGTTACAAAAATATCCATATTGCTTTCATTTCCTCTGTTCGTGAAACTCATtctgtgtttttattttctttctggTCACTAGAGATTTGTCGGGAGCTCACAACAAGGAATGCATGGTCTGGAAACACGAGTTCAGGGATTAGAACTTGCGCTGGATGAGATATCTTATGACTTAGCGGTTTCAAATGGGAGAATGAGTAACGGTTCAAGCAAAAACAACTGTTGTCTCCTCCCTCCTGGAAGTTTCATCAGATCCAAGTTCTGGAAGAAAGACGATTCCAAGTATTCAGCATCGAGGCTGTCCACTTGTAGGAACAGAAGTGCAGAAACCACTCGGATACAAAACTCGAGACATCGATTAAATGGCTCTCCTGGATTTATAGTGAACCCATTAGCTGAAATTCGACCAGATAATGGATCTGCAGGTAAATAAATTGAGTTATGTCGATTCGATTCAGTGTTCTTTCTTGTGTTTGATCAATAACATAATTAACAGTATGTAgttctatgatttttgtttttgcaggtaTGTCTCACAATTGAGGGTTGAAGAGAGACAAAACCTTCAAAGCTTTTGAGACATCACAAAACCACTATGTGTGAATGTGGTGATTCGTACTGATTTGCTAAGGTATATACTATATTACTACCCTAAGCTCTCAACCGTTTTAGTATTCTTGATTCCTTGAAAGTAAATTCTACTAATTAGATCGAGATCAAAGATATCTTCAATGTCTCCAATGAGTTCTTTGCTGAAATTTCTtgtgttgcttttgtttttttgtttctctcatggTGAGTTTGCGTTATGAGGTAAATGAGTTTCAATTTTCATGTAATATACTGTATCACAAACGATGAATCTGTAAGTATTTTTCAGTTCTTGTCTGGgttcaaaaatataaacaatactagCATTACATAATCATTAAAAAAGTTGATTAAAGTAGCTGGCTTCTAATAAATTCACGGACTGAATAATGGAAGTAGTTGgcaactgttttttttcttggttttcatATATCTAGTCGTTGAATTAATTAGTGCTTAAAACTGTGTTTGAGTGTCACATGTGACTTCATGGGCAATTAAACAGTTTAGTAGGTctcaaaagttttttaaaaagagaactTTACATAGCactgattaattaatttattata
It encodes the following:
- the LOC104726857 gene encoding microtubule-associated protein TORTIFOLIA1-like, which codes for MATTKNSKQNMSVLLTKLGDRDTFTMAARELDLMARQIDPSSSSSGNLQSFISVILSADTGDKPAVRKHCIHLLAVLSVSLPMNSLSPFLSKILTRITRRLRDPDSSIRSTCVAAVSAISSRTTKPPFYSAFMKPLADTLFTEQEVNAQIGAALCLAAAIDSASDPDPVRLGQTLLPRLEKLVKCNAFKAKSAGVVVIGSVIGAGGLAGATVSSGGLKGLVDCLLSFLVSEDWAARKAAAEALGKLATMERNELGEFKSKCLKIFETRKYDKVKAVREVMNQMIEAWKQVPDLSEEVSPPRSNASSKGDASDGRYPSGSRVASTPAKSRTHLVNRSTPPGSSLATTAKKQANRKSIDQKKTSLTASHTKSNVRRRLDWKAGGASIPTNVSLEDERHCDHNENVNETSHSSHDRMQKLGGVSSSLIGNVPPSGATTATGHHVLSENPNSSNCKGLEDISLIRNQLVQIEQQQANLMDLLQRFVGSSQQGMHGLETRVQGLELALDEISYDLAVSNGRMSNGSSKNNCCLLPPGSFIRSKFWKKDDSKYSASRLSTCRNRSAETTRIQNSRHRLNGSPGFIVNPLAEIRPDNGSAGMSHN